Proteins from one Bacteroides mediterraneensis genomic window:
- a CDS encoding BNR repeat-containing protein: MKRIFLCLIGIFLLGTLAAQQLVKVGEGYSSTSVNTTVFRNSSLVTDKGTQYISYYDADGYLVVGKRALGVENWTLHRSQYKGNVADAHNVISMMVDGDGYLHLSFDHHGHKLNYCRSTAPGALTLGEKEPMTGKDEDDVTYPEFYRMPSGDLLFAYRSGASGRGNLVLNRYDLKSRKWSRVQDILIDGENQRNAYWQLYMDEAGVIHLSWVWRETWMVETNHDLCYAYSPDEGKTWYKSTGEKYTLPIRKDNAEYACYIPQNRELINQTSMSADAEGHPYIVTYWRDADSEVPQYRLVWNDGKGWQNRQIMNRSQGFTLKGGGTKMIPISRPRIAVDKGKAYFVFRDAERGSKVSVAYTEDVKSGEWQVKDLTDFSVDAWEPSCDTELWKTQKKLHVFVQETHQGDGEKVKDSAATPVYVLEIN; encoded by the coding sequence ATGAAGCGCATTTTTTTATGTTTGATAGGCATTTTCTTGTTGGGAACTCTTGCTGCACAACAGTTGGTGAAAGTGGGTGAAGGATACAGTTCGACTTCGGTCAATACAACCGTATTCCGTAACAGTTCGCTGGTGACGGACAAGGGTACGCAATACATATCTTATTATGATGCGGACGGTTATCTGGTGGTAGGTAAACGTGCTTTGGGCGTGGAGAACTGGACGTTGCATCGTAGCCAGTATAAAGGAAACGTGGCCGACGCACACAATGTCATCAGCATGATGGTAGACGGAGACGGCTATCTGCATCTTTCTTTTGACCACCACGGGCACAAATTGAATTATTGTCGGAGTACGGCTCCCGGAGCACTGACCTTGGGAGAAAAAGAGCCGATGACCGGAAAGGATGAGGACGACGTGACTTATCCGGAATTCTATCGGATGCCCAGCGGCGATTTGCTGTTTGCCTATCGTTCGGGAGCTTCCGGACGGGGAAATCTGGTGTTGAACCGTTATGACTTGAAGAGCCGCAAGTGGTCGCGTGTGCAGGATATCCTGATTGACGGGGAAAACCAGCGGAATGCCTACTGGCAGCTGTATATGGATGAGGCTGGAGTGATTCATCTGTCGTGGGTGTGGCGTGAAACGTGGATGGTGGAAACCAACCATGACCTTTGCTATGCGTATTCTCCCGATGAAGGAAAGACGTGGTATAAGTCGACCGGCGAAAAATATACGCTTCCTATCCGGAAAGACAATGCGGAATATGCTTGTTACATTCCGCAAAACAGGGAACTGATCAATCAGACCAGTATGAGTGCCGATGCGGAAGGACATCCTTATATCGTGACTTATTGGAGGGATGCGGACAGCGAGGTACCTCAATACCGACTCGTGTGGAACGACGGTAAAGGCTGGCAGAACCGTCAGATAATGAACCGGTCACAAGGATTTACCTTGAAAGGCGGTGGAACAAAGATGATTCCGATTTCGCGTCCGCGCATTGCAGTGGATAAAGGAAAGGCTTATTTCGTGTTCCGCGATGCGGAGCGGGGAAGCAAGGTCTCAGTGGCTTATACAGAGGATGTGAAGTCGGGCGAATGGCAGGTGAAAGACCTGACCGATTTTTCCGTGGATGCCTGGGAACCCAGTTGTGACACGGAACTGTGGAAAACACAGAAAAAACTGCATGTGTTCGTGCAGGAAACCCATCAGGGAGACGGCGAGAAAGTGAAGGATTCTGCTGCCACCCCGGTATATGTATTGGAAATAAATTAA
- a CDS encoding DUF2264 domain-containing protein: MKQVCKFLLACALGIWSGSAGAKESEAGQVRKMIDKVNQHWQAENSPEVRSFWDNAVYHTGNMEAYFLTGNETYRTYSETWANYNQWKGAKSDNRSEWKYSYGESDEYVLFGDYQICFQTYVDLYNLAPEDWKIRRAREVMEYQMSTSQNDYWWWSDALYMAMPVMTKLYKVTHNTLYLDKLYAYLQYSDSIMFDKDENLYYRDAKYIYPKHKTASGKKDFWARGDAWVLAGLAKVLKDMPEEYKHHSFFVEKFQKMAEAVAAIQQPEGYWTRSMMDPDFAPGPETSGTALFTYGFLWGINNGYLGKDTYMPVVEKAWNYLSKKALQKDGTVGYVQPIGEKAIPGQVINANSTANFGVGAFLLAACEYVRYLEAPQAADRAYWCKLAYQMAAPVLRNMAKGELQKNMQLEVSPTWDGRNKKVAYMETFGRLMAGIAPWLTLPDDNTEEGKMRKELREWALKSYANAVDPQSPDYLLWRQEGQTLVDGAYVAESFLRAYDQLWMPLDETTKKRYIEEFQQLRRIDPPYTNWLLFSSTIESFLAKAGAPFDEYRVNSAIRKVEEWYTGDGWYSDGPSFAFDYYSSYVFHPMYLETLQAMKDAKVRSRIDYGKYYDRALKRAQKYSLILERFISPEGTFPVFGRSIPYRMATMQPLALMAWYQELPAGVTGAQVRCALTAVMKRMFATGHNFNEGGFLTIGFTGRQPNVADWYTNNGSLYMTSLAFLPLGLPASHPFWTDAPQEWTSVRAWGEKPFPKDHQWKDEIRTWDLF, from the coding sequence ATGAAACAAGTATGTAAATTTTTATTGGCTTGTGCGTTGGGTATATGGTCAGGATCGGCGGGTGCCAAGGAATCCGAAGCGGGTCAGGTCCGCAAGATGATTGACAAGGTAAACCAGCACTGGCAGGCCGAAAACTCACCGGAAGTACGTTCGTTCTGGGACAATGCCGTATATCACACGGGAAACATGGAAGCTTATTTCCTGACTGGAAATGAGACGTATCGCACTTATTCGGAAACATGGGCAAACTACAATCAGTGGAAAGGAGCCAAGAGTGACAACCGTTCGGAATGGAAATACTCCTACGGGGAATCGGATGAATATGTACTTTTCGGCGACTATCAGATTTGCTTCCAGACGTATGTGGATTTATACAACCTGGCTCCGGAGGATTGGAAAATCCGTCGTGCCCGTGAGGTGATGGAATATCAGATGAGTACCTCACAGAACGATTACTGGTGGTGGAGCGACGCGCTCTACATGGCCATGCCGGTGATGACCAAACTGTATAAGGTGACGCACAATACGCTGTACCTGGATAAACTGTATGCGTATCTGCAATACTCCGACAGCATCATGTTCGACAAGGACGAAAACCTGTATTACCGTGATGCAAAATACATCTATCCGAAGCATAAGACAGCCAGCGGAAAGAAAGATTTCTGGGCCAGAGGAGATGCCTGGGTGCTGGCCGGACTGGCTAAGGTGTTGAAAGATATGCCGGAAGAATACAAGCATCATTCATTCTTTGTGGAGAAGTTTCAGAAAATGGCGGAGGCCGTAGCTGCCATTCAGCAGCCGGAAGGCTATTGGACCCGCAGCATGATGGATCCGGATTTTGCCCCAGGACCGGAAACCAGTGGTACGGCGCTGTTCACATACGGATTTTTATGGGGAATCAACAATGGGTATTTAGGAAAAGATACATACATGCCGGTAGTGGAGAAGGCATGGAACTATTTGTCAAAGAAAGCACTTCAGAAAGATGGTACGGTGGGCTATGTGCAGCCGATTGGTGAAAAAGCTATTCCCGGACAAGTGATCAACGCCAATTCTACGGCAAATTTCGGGGTAGGAGCATTTTTGCTGGCAGCCTGTGAATATGTACGTTATCTGGAAGCCCCTCAGGCTGCCGACCGTGCCTATTGGTGTAAGCTGGCTTATCAGATGGCGGCTCCGGTATTGCGTAACATGGCCAAAGGAGAATTGCAGAAAAACATGCAGCTGGAAGTCAGCCCTACCTGGGACGGACGTAACAAGAAGGTGGCTTACATGGAGACCTTCGGACGCCTGATGGCCGGTATCGCTCCCTGGCTCACTTTGCCGGATGACAATACGGAAGAAGGCAAGATGCGCAAGGAACTGCGTGAGTGGGCGTTGAAGAGTTACGCCAACGCCGTGGACCCGCAGAGTCCGGATTATCTGTTGTGGCGTCAGGAAGGACAGACGCTGGTAGACGGTGCGTATGTGGCCGAAAGTTTCCTCCGTGCCTACGACCAGCTGTGGATGCCGTTGGATGAAACCACTAAGAAACGCTATATCGAGGAATTCCAGCAGCTGCGTCGCATCGACCCTCCTTATACCAACTGGCTGCTTTTCTCGTCTACCATTGAAAGTTTTCTGGCCAAGGCGGGGGCACCGTTTGATGAATATCGGGTAAATTCTGCCATCCGTAAAGTGGAAGAGTGGTACACCGGCGACGGATGGTACTCAGACGGTCCTTCTTTTGCATTCGATTATTACAGCAGTTACGTGTTCCATCCCATGTACCTGGAGACGCTCCAGGCCATGAAGGATGCCAAGGTACGCAGCCGGATTGACTACGGAAAATATTATGACCGCGCATTGAAGCGTGCCCAGAAATACAGTCTGATATTGGAACGTTTCATTTCACCGGAGGGAACTTTCCCCGTATTCGGCCGTTCCATCCCGTACCGTATGGCTACCATGCAGCCTCTGGCCCTGATGGCCTGGTATCAGGAACTTCCGGCAGGGGTGACAGGGGCGCAGGTACGTTGTGCCTTGACTGCCGTAATGAAGCGTATGTTTGCTACCGGTCATAATTTTAATGAAGGCGGTTTCCTGACCATCGGTTTTACCGGTCGCCAGCCGAATGTAGCCGACTGGTACACCAACAACGGAAGTCTGTATATGACTTCTCTGGCTT